The segment CCTGGGCGAGCTGCAGCGACACATCGGTCTGTACGACCTCGACGCGATCTTCCTCAGCCATCTGCACGCCGACCACTGCATCGACATGTGCGGGTACTTCGTCGCCCGCTACTACCGGCACGAGGGCGGCCGCTGCGACGCGATCCCCGTCTACGCGCCGGAGGGCGCCGAGCAGCGTCTGACCACGGCGTACGCGGACACCCCGTCCCCCACCTCGATGAGCGAGGTCTTCGACTTCCGCACCCTGAAGTCGGAGGCCTTCGAGATCGGCCCGTTCTCCGTCCGTACGGAGAAGGTGTGCCACCCGGTCGAGGCGTACGGCATCCGGGTCGAGCACAACGGCCGCTCGCTCACGTACTCCGGGGACACCGGGGTCTGCGAGTCGCTGCACAAGCTCGCCGAGGGCACCGACCTCTTCCTCTGCGAGGCCTCCT is part of the Streptomyces sp. NBC_00250 genome and harbors:
- a CDS encoding MBL fold metallo-hydrolase; amino-acid sequence: MKLTVVGCSGSFPSADSACSSYLVEADGFRLLLDMGNGALGELQRHIGLYDLDAIFLSHLHADHCIDMCGYFVARYYRHEGGRCDAIPVYAPEGAEQRLTTAYADTPSPTSMSEVFDFRTLKSEAFEIGPFSVRTEKVCHPVEAYGIRVEHNGRSLTYSGDTGVCESLHKLAEGTDLFLCEASFTHGKEDIPALHLNGREAGAEAARSSAGRLVLTHIPPWTDGEQNLADARQVYSGPSELARPGAVYEI